The Bacteroidota bacterium region AAATTATTTTGCGAATATCATGAATGAATCCCATATCCAACATATGGTCTGCCTCGTCTAAAACAGAAAACTGAATATCCTTAAGCGATATATACCCCTGATCCATAAGGTCCAATAACCTTCCGGGGGTTGCCACAAGAACATCCACACCATTTCTCAGGGCATTAACCTGAGTTCCCTGTTTCACTCCTCCAAAAATTACAGTATTCTTAATTCCCGTAAATTTCCCGTAGATAGTAAAGCTATCTGCAATCTGTATCGCTAACTCACGCGTAGGAGTAACCACCAATGCTCTAATTTTACGAGCTTTGTTTTTCCTGTAATCTGCAAGATACAATTGCTGTATTATCGGAATTGCAAATGCTGCTGTCTTTCCGGTCCCTGTTTGCGCACACCCCAATAAATCCCTACCCTTTAACAATATGGGTATAGATTGCTCCTGAACAGGAGTTGGATGAGTATAACCTTCAATCTCAAGAGATTTTAAAACAGGCTCAATAATTCCTAACTCTTTAAATGTCATATATTATAATTATGCTGACAAAGGTAGACTAATTAATCGGTGTAATGATTTATTAAAAAAAAATATTAATTTCGCCCATCAGTAACTTAAAAGGTATTTAGCATTAATGATACGATACTGTAGCAGCAAAGCATTCCCTCCATACTCCTTTATCCATGGATTAAACGTAAATCCAAATAAACCCGGTGGCTACAGGCAGCACCTAAATGATCCCGTAGCCGAACCTATTAATTTCGAATCTTTCTTTGAAAGTAAAGAATATCTTTTTGCTATCGATTTAATCAATCATGGTTATTACTGGGAATCGCACGTTTACTTTGAAGCTATTTGGAATGCCCACTTAAGAGTTGGACCAATTGCAAATTACTGCAAGGCTCTTGTTAAAATAGCTGCCGGAGCAATCAAATACGAACAAAACAAAAAAGAATCAGCAAACAGACTTTTTAATGGTGCAAGCGATATTTTTAATAGGTTACCTAATTCATTTTTTTTAGGAATAACCATAGATAATTTGGTGCAACTTACCGAAAAATGGAAAACTGAAGGTCAACAGTTTATTGACCTTCGATTTTGAAAAGCTCATTAATTTACCAGAAGCTTCTTTGATGCTACCTTTAAACTAACTGGATCTATAATTTTAATTATGTAAACTCCATTACTTAGGGAGTTCAGATTTATTTTATTTATTGAATTATCAATATCAACAGTATTTTGATAGACCTCCTGTCCCAGAGTGTTACGTATTGAAACATGAATACTTTTTATTCCGCAAATATCTGTACTAATAGTAATAGTTCTCTCGTCATTTAGTGGTACCGGATAAACACTAATTGATGAATTAAATAATTCGTCAACAATCGAAAGATGAGACTGCTTTAATTGTTCTTTCGCTGAGTTTACACGTCTTTCTATGAATGGTTCTATTCCATACTTTACATGATTATCGGCATTCTCGGTATAGCTATCTTCAAATGTTTGGGTAGAATATCCGAAGTCTAAAAGAAAATATATATCTGAGTAAATTGCTTCAGAAATAAGATCTTTATATGTATATGCAATATTCATCTGATAAGCAGTATTGAACTTTGTTTTAATAAAGTTATCTATACTTTGAGAATATAACTTTGCATATTTTTCTATGCCCAGAATCCTTCTGTATAAAGGTCTTTTTGCATCCCCGTGTTTCGCCCAATCATAAACATTTCTATCACTCCAATCTCTATCTATCCAGTCTATTCCTAAGGTATTATCAGTATCATAGGGAATATATTCAAACCAGCTTTTATTGGGATTATAATACAAATAAAAATTATTGTTGTTATATGAGTATCCATCCCAATGCCCGGTTAATACCTCTATTGCAAGCTGCTTTACATAATCTTCAACATTGAGATAGTTATTTATATTATTCTCAAAATCACTATCAGACGAATTTGACATAAAATAAATAAAAGCTTCCAATTTACTCCTGTCATTTTCATCTTCATTGGTTTTCAACTCATAAATCTCATCATTATAAACCTCACCCGTATTAGCTACATCTGCGCCATATCCACACTTGTATAAATTACCTGTATCGTTACTAAACCTGCTCTTTAAAAACCTGGAATCTACTTGTTCTATACTTGAATACAAGCCCATGTAATTTGAATTAATATACAATTTTACATGGTTAACTCTCGCTACCGGAATATTTGACTCTCTATATAAATTCATTACCATATGCTCGCGCACAGCAGAAGGATCATTTGTTTCAGCCTTAATATTCAACTTTTTTAATCCGAAGAAATACTGATCGTCCGTAAACTTTTCAAAATGCAATTTAAATGATTTCTTCTGTTTAGCTCTTGAAGTATTTCCTCTTAATCGTATACCTAAATCGAGATAAGATATTTCCACACCATTGCTTCCTTTGTAAACAACTGTTGCATGTTGATATTCATCGCTCCAAATATTATCAGGGTGAACCATCCAATCATAATCAGCCTGGTCCATTGTTACTTCAATCGATGGCAGATAATCTTGAACATATTCTTCTCCAAAAACCGGATTATAATCTTGAGCAAATAGTAAACTAGATGTAAATAATAGGAAATTTATTAATAAAGTCTTCATATTTATGAGTTGGCTTACAGTTATTGTACAATATACACTTTGTATGTGTTTGTCAAATATATATTTTTTCTCATGAAATTTATAATGAATCTAAAATTTAGATTTTTGAATTAATTCTTGTATGAATAATTTTATGTTTCGGTTATACCAAGTGTATTTTGATGTGTATTTGGTATTACATATTATCCCCATTTATTTTCATCCAGATTAAGGCAATGTTTTTCTTTTAATGGTGATTTCACATAAATATTTAGTATTTTTAAGAGTATAAGTAAACCTAATCACTAACAGAAAGAATATGGTCGATAAAAAACTAATAACTTTTCAGATATTTGACAATATAATAGATGCTCACATAATTGGTGCTAAGTTAGAGAGTGCGGGTATAGAATGTCATTACATTGGAGAAAATATGGCTTCTATTTATCCCGTTTTTAACGCTTCTATTGCAGGTATTCAATTGCAAATAAAACATAAGGACCTTATTAAGGCCCAATCTATCCTGGGAATAAAAAAATAAGCTAATTATTAAAGATCATTCTCTTCTTTTTTTATCCCAAATTCTTCCAACACATTATCTTCATCAAGTAAAGGAGCTTTCCACGAATTAACACCTAAATCCAGTTTCCCAAATTTAATTGGAAAGTTTAATAATGTTTCTTCATCTGTATCTTTAAAAATCGCTCCCCTTTCCAGAAAGTGATTGTTATTAAGAACATCCTCCAAAGTAGAAACCGGTGTTAAACACATATCGTATTTTTTTGAAATTTCGGTCCACTCCGCTTTTGTTTTTCTCAGGAAAAGTTCAATCACCTGTGTTTTCAACCCATGTTTATGAGCTTCTTCAGGTAAAAGGTAAGCTTTCCATTTTTTCTTACCTACTGCATCACAAAATGTATTCCAGAATTTAGGCTCCAGGGCCCCCAAAGCCATCCAGCCGCCATCTTTAGTCTTATATACATCATAATTAGCAAGACCTCCCGAGAGAGGTGCTTTTTTATACAATCCAATATCATTTTCCCTGCTCTT contains the following coding sequences:
- a CDS encoding DUF309 domain-containing protein, with the translated sequence MIRYCSSKAFPPYSFIHGLNVNPNKPGGYRQHLNDPVAEPINFESFFESKEYLFAIDLINHGYYWESHVYFEAIWNAHLRVGPIANYCKALVKIAAGAIKYEQNKKESANRLFNGASDIFNRLPNSFFLGITIDNLVQLTEKWKTEGQQFIDLRF
- a CDS encoding CotH kinase family protein: MKTLLINFLLFTSSLLFAQDYNPVFGEEYVQDYLPSIEVTMDQADYDWMVHPDNIWSDEYQHATVVYKGSNGVEISYLDLGIRLRGNTSRAKQKKSFKLHFEKFTDDQYFFGLKKLNIKAETNDPSAVREHMVMNLYRESNIPVARVNHVKLYINSNYMGLYSSIEQVDSRFLKSRFSNDTGNLYKCGYGADVANTGEVYNDEIYELKTNEDENDRSKLEAFIYFMSNSSDSDFENNINNYLNVEDYVKQLAIEVLTGHWDGYSYNNNNFYLYYNPNKSWFEYIPYDTDNTLGIDWIDRDWSDRNVYDWAKHGDAKRPLYRRILGIEKYAKLYSQSIDNFIKTKFNTAYQMNIAYTYKDLISEAIYSDIYFLLDFGYSTQTFEDSYTENADNHVKYGIEPFIERRVNSAKEQLKQSHLSIVDELFNSSISVYPVPLNDERTITISTDICGIKSIHVSIRNTLGQEVYQNTVDIDNSINKINLNSLSNGVYIIKIIDPVSLKVASKKLLVN